Proteins encoded in a region of the Neoarius graeffei isolate fNeoGra1 chromosome 3, fNeoGra1.pri, whole genome shotgun sequence genome:
- the LOC132882784 gene encoding sialic acid synthase-like, translating to MPLKFELCPGRMIGGNHPCFIIAEIGQNHQGDLNIAKEMIKMAKDCGADCAKFQKSELEYKFNKHALDRPYTSKHSWGKTYGEHKRHLEFTHEQYRELQRYAQDIGIYFTASGMDEMAVEFLHELDVPFFKVGSGDTNNFPYLEKTAQKGRPMVVSSGMQSMETMRRVYQTVKKHNENFCILQCTSAYPLEPDHVNLRVITEYQKEFPDIPIGYSGHETGIIVSVAAVAMGAKVLERHVTLDKSWKGSDHSASLDPSELAELVRSVRIVEQALGNGIKQMLPCEVPCHDKLGKSVVAKTAIPKGTELTLDMLTVKVAEPKGIAPEDIFELLGKKTTIDIGEDESVTEDTVENHAKRAKV from the exons ATGCCTCTGAAGTTTGAGCTTTGTCCCGGCCGCATGATCGGAGGAAACCACCCGTGTTTCATCATCGCAGAGATCGGACAGAACCATCAGGGGGACCTGAACATCGCCAAGGAGATGATCAAAATGGCCAAA GATTGCGGTGCAGACTGTGCGAAGTTCCAGAAGAGCGAGCTGGAGTATAAGTTTAATAAGCACGCTCTGGACAGACCCTACACCTCCAAACACTCTTGGGGGAAAACATATGGAGAACACAAGCGCCACCTGGAGTTCACACACGAGCAGTACAGGGAGCTTCAGCGCTACGCTCAGGACATTGGCATCTACTTCACTGCCTCGGGCATGGACGAG ATGGCTGTGGAATTTCTTCATGAACTCGACGTGCCTTTCTTTAAAGTCGGCTCCGGAGACACCAATAACTTCCCGTACTTGGAGAAAACGGCCCAGAAAG GTCGTCCGATGGTGGTATCTAGCGGGATGCAGAGTATGGAGACGATGCGGCGTGTGTATCAGACAGTGAAGAAACACAATGAGAATTTCTGCATCCTGCAGTGTACCAGTGCCTATCCTCTCGAACCTGATCATGTCAACCTGCGCGTCATCACG GAATACCAGAAAGAGTTCCCGGACATCCCGATTGGTTACTCAGGTCATGAGACGGGCATTATTGTGTCGGTGGCAGCTGTGGCTATGGGTGCGAAGGTGTTGGAGCGTCATGTGACTCTGGATAAGAGCTGGAAGGGCAGCGACCACTCCGCCTCGCTTGATCCCTCTGAACTTGCCGAGTTGGTACGATCTGTCCGAATTGTTGAGCAGGCGCTAGGCAACGGCATCAAACAGATGCTGCCCTGTGAGGTGCCCTGCCACGACAAG ctgGGTAAGTCTGTAGTGGCGAAGACGGCAATCCCTAAGGGAACAGAGTTAACCCTCGACATGCTGACGGTGAAGGTGGCTGAGCCAAAGGGTATTGCACCGGAGGACATTTTCGAGCTGCTGGGGAAGAAGACGACAATAGACATTGGGGAAGACGAGAGCGTCACCGAGGACACGGTGGAGAACCACGCCAAACGAGCCAAAGTATGA